Proteins from one Panicum virgatum strain AP13 chromosome 7K, P.virgatum_v5, whole genome shotgun sequence genomic window:
- the LOC120642597 gene encoding uncharacterized protein LOC120642597 — MAAVVVAVEAAAAAAAGGACRGRSYLVRSLYWRLRAGMRRLHSGRAGGRRLSFHYDALSYALNFDDGRVSADFLR, encoded by the coding sequence ATGGCTGCGGTGGTGGTCGCcgtcgaggccgcggcggcggcggcggcgggcggcgcctgcAGGGGCAGGTCGTACCTGGTGAGGAGCCTCTACTGGAGGCTGCGCGCGGGGATGCGGAGGCTGCACtcggggcgggcgggcgggcggcggctcagCTTCCACTACGACGCCCTCAGCTACGCGCTCAACTTCGACGACGGCCGCGTCTCCGCCGACTTCCTGCGGTGA